GAACGACATCGACGAGATCGAATTCCAGCTCTTCTCCGGCGACCGGGCGGTAGCCAAGCGCATCTACGGTCTCGCAGGGGAGGTCATGGAGCTCCAGCGCGCCATCCGCCCGCTCGTGAAGATCATCACGACGCTTCGCGAGGACCTCGAGAGCGGCGACGCCGACGACCCGCACGCCCTCGAGCTGCGCCGTTCCTTCCGGGATGTGCTCGACCACGTGATCTCCATCACGGAGAAGGCGGACGAGTTCCGCCAGACCCTCTCCAACGCGCTCATGACGCACTCGACCCTCGTGGCGCAGCAGCAGAACGACGAGATGCGCACCCTCACCGAGACGAGCCTCGCGCAGAGCGAGCAGGCGAAGAAGATCTCGGGGTGGGCCGCGATCATCTTCGCCCCGTCGCTCGTTGCGGCGATCTACGGCATGAACTTCCGCGCGATGCCGGGCACCTCTTGGGGCGGCGGCTTCCTCTTCGCCCTGCTCCTCATGCTCGCGTCGGCGGTCGTGCTGTACCTCGTCTTCCGCGCGAGAAGGTGGCTGTAAGCCGCGACCTCGGGAATGCGGCTCAGACGACCGATGCCGCGGCCCGGCCGGCGATGCGGCCCGAGAAGAGGCATCCGCCGATGAAGGTGCCCTCGAGTGCGCGATAGCCGTGCACACCGCCGCCGCCGAATCCGCTCGCCTCGCCCGCCGCGTAGAGGCCCGGAACGGGGTCGCCCGAGGCCGCCAACGCGCGACCGGACAGATCGGTCTCGATCCCGCCGAGCGACTTGCGCGTGAGGACGTGGAGCTTGACCGCGATCAGCGGGCCGGCCGCCGGGTCGAGGATGCGGTGCGGGGCGGCTGTCCGGATGAGCCTGTCCCCGCGATACGCCCGGGCGGAGCGCAGCATCGCGATCTGCGCATCCTTCGTGAAGTCGTTCTCGATCTCCCGGTCGCGGGCCTCGAGCTCCATCCGCACGCGATCACCGTCGAGCACGTCGCCGCCCGGAAGGGCCTTCATCCCGGCGATGAGGTCGGGAAGGTTGTCGCGCACGACGAAGTCCGCGCCCTTGTCCATGAACGCCTGCACGGGGCCCGCCGCGCCCTTGCCGAGGCGCGAGCGGACGAGGAGCGGGACGTCCTTGCCCGTGAGGTCGGGGTTCTGCTCGCTGCCCGACAGCGTGAACTCCTTCTCGATGATCCTGTGCGACAGCACGAACCACGAGTGGTCGTGGCCCGTCGCACGCAGGTGCGCGAGGGTCCCGAGCGTGTCGAACCCGGGGTAGAGCGGCACGGGCAGCCGGTTGCCGGTCGCATCGAGCCAGAGGGACGAGGGTCCGGGGAGGATCCGGATGCCGTGGCCCGGCCACACCGGATCCCAGTTCTGCAGTCCCTCGACGTAGTGCCACATGCGGTCGCCGTTGATCACGCGGGCTCCGGATGCCTCGGCGACGGGCAGCATCGACCCGTCGACGTAAGCCGGCACCCCCGTCACCATCGTGGCGGGAGCGGTGCCGAGCCGAGCCGGCCACATCGCGCGCACCAGGTCGTGGTTGCCGCCGATGCCGCCTGACGAGACGATCGTTGCCGAGGCGGTCACGTCGAAGTCGCCGACGACCTCGCGTGAGCTGACCGCGCCGCGGACCGAGCCCGACGGCGCGAGGATCGTCCCGGATGCGCCCGTGACGGCACCGCCCGCGGTCGTGAGCGAGGTCACGCGGTGACGCGGGAGGATGGTGATCCGGCCCGCCGCCTCGCCCGCCTCCACCGCTGCGGCGAAGGGCGCCACGATCCCCGGCCCCGTGCCCCACGTGATGTGGAAGCGCGGCACCGAGTTGCCGGGGCCGGTGGCGCCGTAGCCGCCGCGCTCAGCCCATCCGACGACAGGGAAGAACCCGACGCCCTTCTCGCGAAGCCATGACCGCTTCTCGCCGGCCGCGAACTGCAGGTAGGCCTCGGCCCAGCGCCGGGGCCAGGCATCCTCGTCCCGGTCGAATCCCGCGGTGCCGAACCAGTCCTGGCGGGCCAGGTCGAGCGAGTCCTTGATGCCCATGCGGCGCTGCTCGGGGGAGTCTACGAAGAACAGCCCGCCGAACGACCACCACGCCTGGCCGCCGAGGTTCGAGCGAGGCTCCTGGTCGACGATGACGACCCTCTTGCCGGCTGCGGCGGCCTCGCTCGCCGCGACGAGACCGGAGAGGCCCCATCCCACGACGAGGACGTCGGCGGAGTGATTCTGAGTGGTGGCGGGGGGCATGGCGACTCCTTCGTCGTCGTGTCGTGCGGGTTCGCGTCAGGTGGTGCGGGTATCGGGCTGCTGAGCCGTGACAGGAAGGGAGGATGCCGCGCGCCCGCCGGCTGCCGGACCGATGCCGGTCGGCTCGAACGTGTTGACCATCGCATGCGCGGCCCGCTGCAGGTAGTCCCAGAGAGTGGCCTCGTGGAGCGGTGGGAGCTCCAGCGCGTCGACGGCGGCGCGCATGTGCGAGAGCCAGCGGTCCCGCGCGTCGGGGTTGACGTGGTACGGCGCGTGCCGCATCCGCAGTCGCGGGTGACCGCGCTGCTCGCTGTACGTCGTGGGTCCGCCCCAGTACTGCTCCAGGAACATCGTCAGACGCACCTGAGCCGGGCCGAGGTCCTCCTCGGGATACATGGGCTTGAGCACCTCGTCCTCGGCGACACCGCGATAGAACGTGTCGACGAGGCGCACGAAGGTCTCGCGGCCGCCGATCTCCTCGTAGAAGGTCAGGGGCGAGGCATCCGTCGCCTGGGGGTCGGAGGAAGGCGTGGGGTGCTGCTCGGTCATGGTGTCGGCTCTCCGTCGGGACGGTCGGCGGCGTCGTCGTGACGCTTGGCCCGCGGCTTCTTGGGCTTCCAGACCGGCTTCTCGGGGACTTTCGTCACGGGGGTCGGGCGGGTCTTCGGCGGGTTGGCGCCGCGCACGCTCTGCGCCGCGTCGAGTCCGGTGAGCGTGATCGAGGTGAGCTGGGGGAGCGTGAGACCGAGCTCGTCGATCGCGTTCTTCAGGCGCATGCGCAGCTCCCGCGCAACGTCGTCCTTGGCGTTCGGGCGGGTCTTCATGACGAGACGGATGACGACAGCATCGCCCGACACCGACTCGAGGCCCCAGACCTCCGGCGTCTCGAGGATGCGACTGCGCCACTTGGGCTCGTTGCGCAGCCCCTTCGCCGCGTCGAGCATGGCGTCCTCGACCTCGTCGATGTCGGCATCGACGGGGACGGCAAGGTCGACGATGACGCGCGACCAGCCCATCGACATGTTGCCGATGCGGGTGATCTCGCCGTTGCGCACGTACCAGAGGGTGCCGTTGACGTCGCGCACGTTCGTCACGCGCACGCTCACATACTCGACGATGCCGGTCGCGAGCCCGAGGTCGACGACGTCGCCGATGCCGATCTGGTCCTCGGCGACGATGAAGATGCCGTTGAGGACGTCCTTGACGATGTTCTGCGCGCCGAAGCCGAGGCCGGCGCCGATCGCCGCCGTGAGGAGCGTGAACGAGCCGATGATCTCGCTGTTGATCCGGTAGACGATCAGGATGATCGCAACGATGACGATCGTGACGTTGACGATGTTCGTGAGGATCGAGCCGAGCGTCCGCGTCCGCTGCACGAGACGCACCTGTGCGATGGGGGACCGGTCGAGCGCCTGAGTGTCGTCGACGTTGGCCTTCGACTTGGCGCCGCGGACGATCCGGCCCACGATCCGGTCGATCACGCTGCGCATGATCCAGGCGAGCAGCATCGCGCCGAGGATGATCCCGAGGATCGAGAGCAGCGTCAGCCCGGCGTTCGTGAAGAAGGCCGGCATCCCCGCCCAGAGCTCTTCCCAGTTGATCGGAGCGATCCCGCCACCACCGTCCGCGCTAGTCATCTGCATCGACTCGATCCTATTCGGCGGCGCCTCACCGCCCCCCTGAATGCCTGTGCAGACGACGGATGCCTCGCCCCGGCGCGGGGCGAGGCATCCGTCATCGCTCAGCGCGCGTCGCGCTCCTGCACGGCCAGCGCGCGCTCGGTGCCCGCGAGGTTCTCGTTGACGAGACGGCGCAGGGCCGGGGCGGCATCGGCGTGGGCCGCGAGCCAGGCGCGGGTCGCATCGCGCAACTGCACGTTCGCGAGGGCGGCGGGATAGAGGCCGACGATGAGGTACTGCGCGATCTGGTAGGTGCGCGAGTCCCAGATGGGCAGCAGCATGTCGAAGTACGGGCCCACGAACGCCCCGAGCTGCTCGACGCTCGCGGGGTGCGTTAAGCCGGCAGCGGCGGCACGGACGATGGTGTTGGGCAGGTCGTCGCTGTCGATGAGCGACGCCCATGCCGCCTTCTTCGCGTCCGCCGTCGGGATCGCCGCCTTCGCCTGGGCCGCGAACTCGCCGCCCTTCGCGGTGTTGTCGGCCGCGAGGGCCTCATCGATCTGCGCCTCGGTCGCGACTCCGCCCGCGGCGAGCGACACGAGCAGCTGCCATGAGAGGTCGGTGTCGATCTCGAGGCCGTCGAACGAGATCTCGCCGTCGCGCACCTGGCGGACCTTCTCCCACTGCGCCGACGTCGAGGCGGCGCTGGCGAAGGCCGTCACGAGCTGAAGCTGGCTGTCGCTGCCCGGCTCGGCGGCCTGCGCGAGGTCCCAGAGCGCGTTCGCGACCTTCTCGCGGGACGCCGACCGCTTCTCGGGGGCGACGTACGAGTTGGCGGCGAGCTGAAGCTGCCCGAGCGTGGTCCGCACGGTGGTCGACTCGGTCTCGGCGCCGATGTTGCGCAGCACCAGGTCGATGTAGTCGCTCGGGGAGGCCTCGGCATCGCGCGTCTGGTCCCACGCGGCGCCCCACACGAGCGAGCGCGCGAGCGGGTCGCTGATCTTGGCGAGGTGCTCGATCGCCGTCGACAGGGAGCGCTCGTCGAGCCGGATCTTCGCGTAGGCGAGGTCTTCGTCGTTGAGGAGCACCAGGTCGGGACGCTCGACGCCCTTGAGCTCGGGCACTTCGGTGAGGTCGCCGTCCACATCGAGCTCGACGCGGTGCACCCGCACGAGCGCGTCGCCCTGCAGGCTGTAGAAGCCGACGCCGAGGCGGTGCGGGCGGATGGTCGGATAGTCGGCGGGGGCGGTCTGCACGACCGCGAAGCGCGTGATGCGGCCGTCGACATCGGTCGTGATCTCGGGTGAGAGCGTGTTGACCCCTGCCGTCTCAAGCCACTTCTTCGACCACGTCGCGAGCTCGCGGCCGCTCGTCGTCTCGAGCTCGGCCAGCAGGTCGGAGAGCTCGGTGTTCGAGAACTCGTGCTTCTTGAAGTAGGCGGCCACGCCGGCGAAGAAGGCCTCCACGCCGACCCATGCGGCGAGCTGCTTGAGCACCGATCCACCCTTGGCGTAGGTGATGCCGTCGAAGTTGACCTGCACGTCCTCCAGGTCGTTGATCGTCGCGACGACGGGGTGCGTCGAGGGGAGCTGGTCCTGGCGGTAGGCCCAGGTCTTCTCCATCGCGTTGAACGTCGTCCACGCCTCGGTCCACTCGGTGGCCTCGGCAGTGGCGATCGTCGACGCCCATTCGGCGAACGACTCGTTGAGCCAGAGGTCGTTCCACCACTTCATCGTCACGAGGTCGCCGAACCACATGTGGGCGAGCTCGTGGAGGATCGTGACGACACGACGCTCCTTGACGGCATCCGTCACCTTGCTGCGGAAGACGTACGTCTCGGTGAAGGTGACGGCGCCTGCGTTCTCCATGGCGCCCGCGTTGAACTCGGGGACGAAGAGCTGGTCGTACTTCTCGAACGGGTAGGGGTAGTCGAACTTCGCCTCGTAGTACGCGAAGCCCTTTCGCGTCGTCTCGAAGACGTACTCGGCGTCCATGTAGGGCCAGAGGCTCTTGCGGGCGTACACGCCGAGCGGGATGACGCGGCCCGACGCGCTGGTCAGCTCGGACGTCGTGACCTCGTACGGTCCCGCGATGAGCGCCGTGATGTACGACGAGATCTTGGGCGTGGGCGCGAAGGTCCAGGTCGCGGACCCGTCGCCGTGCTTCTTCGGCTCGGGCGTGGGGGAGTTGCTGACGACCTTCCACGGCTCAGGAGCCGTGACGGTGAACTGGAACGTCCCCTTGATGTCGGGCTGCTCGAACACCGCGAAGACGCGGCGAGAGTCGGGCACCTCGAACTGCGAGTACAGGTAGACCTCGCCGTCGACCGGGTCGACGAAGCGGTGCAGGCCCTCGCCCGTGTTGGTGTAGAGGGCGTCGGCGTCGACCACGAGCTCGTTGTCGGCCGCAAGGTCGTCGAGAGCGATGCGCGAATCGGCGAAGGCCGTCGCGGGGTCGATCGAGCGGCCGTTCAGCGTGATCTCGCGCACGCTCTGCGCGATCAGGTCGATGAACGTCGACGCGCCCTCCGTCGCGGGGAAGCGCACGACGGTGCGGGATCCGAAGATCTCGTCGCCCTGCGTCAGATTCAGGCTGATCTCGTACGAGATCCCGGACCCCGAGGGGTCGATGATCGCGCGGCGCTCCTGCGCCTCGACGCGGGTGAGGTTCTCTCCAGGCACTTCGCTCTGCTCCCGTTTGTGATGGGGGATGGACGCCTCGCACGGATGCTGCTGGCTCCGGCGACAACCGTCCCAGCCTATGCCAGGAGGTGTCTCGCGATGGAGCCATGTGGACCCTGCCCCCGCCTGCCGGTGACAGGATGGTCCGGTGGTCGACGCGCACGAGATTCAGCAACCCGACAGCACGAGCCAAAAGGGTCTCGTCCCGTTCGCCTCCCCCGAGGCTTCGTCCGGTGAGCCGCACATCGAGACGCCGGTCGCATACGACGCGATCCTGCTCGCGAGCTTCGGCGGACCCGAGGGACAGGACGACGTCATCCCCTTCCTGCGCAACGTCACGCGCGGTCGCGGCATCCCCGACGAGCGGCTCGAAGAGGTCGCGCATCACTACCGCCACTTCGGCGGCGTGAGCCCCATCAACGAGCAGAACCGGGCGCTCAAGGCGGCGCTCGAGGACGAGCTGGCCCGCCGGGGGATCGATCTGCCCGTCTACTGGGGCAACCGCAACTGGGCGCCGTACCTGGATGAGGCGGTGACGGATGCCGCGGCATCCGGTCGTACGAAGCTCATCGCCATCGCCACGAGCGCCTACAGCTCCTTCTCGAGCTGCCGTCAGTACCGCGAGGACTTCGCGCGCGTGCTCACCGAGACGGAGCTCGCCGGCACCGTCACGATCGACAAAGTGCGGCAGTTCTTCGATCACCCGGGATTCGTCACTCCGTTCGCGGAAGGCGTGCGGGACGCCGTCACGGGCTACCTGTCGCAGGGGATCGCGCCCGAGGCGGTCCGCGTTCTCTTCTCGACGCACAGCGTGCCCATGGACGACGCACGCCGCTCCGGTCCGCGCGACGTCGAGTGGGGGGACGGCGGCGCCTACGCCACGCAGCACCTCGCGGTCGCGGAGCGGATCATGTCGGACCTCGCAGCCGAGGAGCCCGCCGCCGGCCGGGTCGGCTGGGAGCTCGTCTACCAGTCGCGGTCGGGGCCGCCGTCGCAGCCGTGGCTCGAGCCCGACATCAACGACGTCATCGAAGGACTGCCGGCGAAGGGGATCGAGGCCATCGCCATCGTCCCGCTCGGCTTCGTGAGCGACCACATGGAGGTGCTCTGGGACCTCGACACCGAGGCGATGGAGGCCGCTCAGGAAGCCGGCATCAAGGCCGTGCGGACGCCCACCCCGGGCGTCGACCCCGCGTTCGTCAAGGGACTGGTCGACCTGGTGCTGGAGCGCGTCAATGGGGCTCCGACTTCCGACCGCCCGCACGAGACCGACCTCGGTCCGTGGTTCGACGTCTGCCGTCCCGGCTGCTGCGAGAACATCCGGGCGGGCTTCAAGCCGGCCGCCGCGGGCATCGCGCCCTGACCTCCGGCCGAACCGCCCTCCTTCCGCGTCCCTAGGATTGGCCCATGCGCATCCACATCGCGACCGATCACGCCGGCCTCGAGTTCTCGACCCAGCTGCAGCACCACCTGGCTGGGGCGGGACACGATGTCGTCGACCACGGTCCCCTCGACTACGAGCCCCTCGACGACTACCCCGCGTTCTGCATCCGCGCCGCCCAGGCGGTCGTGCGCGATCAGGCGGCGGGGATGCAGTCCCTCGGCGTCGTGTTCGGCGGTTCGGGCAACGGCGAGCAGATCGCCGCGAACAAGGTCGAGGGCGTTCGTGCGGCGCTGGTGTGGAGCATCGCGACCGCCGAGCTCGCGCGCGAGCACAACGACGCCAACGTCATCGCGATCGGCGCCCGTCAGCACACGTTCGAGGAGGCGGCCTCATTCATCGACCGCTTCATCGCGACGCCGTTCTCGAACGAGGAGCGCCACATCCGTCGCATCCACCAGATCGCCGACTTCGAGAGGGACGGCAGCCTGGTGCCCGACCCGCGTGCCGGTGGTGCCCTGAGCGCACCGACCGGCGGCGAGTCCGCCGACGCGATGGACCCCGAAGCAGGCTGATGCCCGAGGGCCATTCCGTCCACCGGATCGCACGACAGTTCGATCGCAACATCGTCGGGCGCGCCGTGCGCGCGTCGAGCCCCCAGGGCCGCTTCGCCGAGGGCGCAGAGCTGCTCGACGGCCGTGTCGCGGAGGCGGTCCGGGCAGTCGGCAAGCAGATGTTCCTCGGGTTCGAGGGCGACACGTGGCTGCGCGTCCACCTCGGCATGTACGGGGCGTGGGACTTCGCCGGCGAGGTCGTCGCCGACCCGACGATCGCCTCGGCGAACGGGCGGATGGGGCAGACCAACCAGCGCGGGACGATCCTGGACGACGACGAGCCGGTCCTCGACAGCGCGGGCGAGAACTCGCTCACCTCGATCGGGGCGCCGCGTCGCGCCCGCGTGCACGTGCGCATGTCGGAGCAGACGACGGGTCTTCCCGAGGAGGACGGGGAATGGCCGCCACCCGTCGTCGGTCAGGTCCGCCTGCGGCTTCTGACGGACGTCACGTGCGCCGACCTGCGCGGTCCGACCGCGTGTCAGATCCAGTCGCCCGACGAGGTCGCCGCGACGATCGCGAAGCTCGGCCCCGACCCGCTCGTCGACGACATCGCCGAGGGGGAGGAGCGCTTCACATCGGTCGTGCGACGCAAGCCGACGCCGATCGGGCTGCTGCTCATGGATCAGTCGGTCGTCAGCGGCATCGGCAACGTCTATCGCGCCGAGCTCCTCTACCGTGCGCGCCTCAACCCCCACACTCCCGGGCGCGAGGTGCCCGAAGACGTGGTGCGGGCGATCTGGCGCGACTGGGTCGGTCTGCTCGCCATCGGCGTCGAGACCGGCCAGATGATGACGATGGACGATCTCGACCCGGAGCGTTGGCGTGCCGCGATGGCCAATCGCGAAGATCGGCACTGGGTCTACCGCCGGCAGGGCCTGCCCTGCCGAGTCTGCGGGACCGCGATCCTCCTCGAGGAGATGGGCTCCCGCAAGCTGTACTGGTGCCCGTACTGCCAGGCATGAGCCGACGGGCGGCGGCCGCGGCATCCGCCTTCTAATCTGGATCCATGCGCCAGAACCCGAGCTTCGCGATGACCGACGTCGCCGAGCTGCGACGCCTCATCGACCGCAATCCGTGGATGACGCTCGTGAGCTCGACCGACGACGGACTCGTCGCCTCGCACTACGCCGTCATCCTCGATGAGGACCGAGACGACCTCACGATCGTCGGCCACGTCGGCAAGCCCGACGACATGATCCACGGCCTCGGGGAGCGCGAGCTGCTCGTCGTCGTCCAGGGTCCGCACGGCTACATCTCGCCGGGCTGGTACGGCGACGCCGCGAATGTGCCGACCTGGAATTTCGTCTCGGCGCACCTCTCCGGCATCCCGGAGGTGCTGACCCCGGAGGAGAACCTGCGGGTGCTGGACCGCCTCGTGGCTCGCTTCGAGGCGCGGATGCCGCAGCCCCGGCTGCTGTGGGAGCCGCCGAACGACCCCGCCTACGTGGAGCGGCTGGAGAGGGGGACCGTCGGCTTCCGTCTGACGCCGACGCGCGTGGTCGCTAAGCGCAAGCTCAGCCAGAACAAGTCGGCCGAGGTCGTCGACACGATCATCGCTGAGCTGAGCGGCGACGGCGGGTATGCGAATCCCGCCCTCGCCGACGAGATGCGCCGCGCGCACGCCGCGCTGCGGAGCGCGGAGTGACGGCGGTCGGCGATTCCGTCGCCAGTATCACCGACGTCCGCATCGTCGGGCCTGGCAGCGAGCTGCTGCCCGACGAGGGGCCGTTCGACGTCTTCATCGAAGACGGCCTTCTCTCCGACATCGCACCTCGCGGCGCTTTGCGAGAGCGCGGTCAGGTGCTCGACGGGGGAGGCGGATGGCTCATCCCCGGGCTCTGGGACCACCACGTGCACACGATGCAGTGGGCGCTCGTCGTCCAGCGTGTTCCTCTCGGGCACGCGACGTCGGCCGCCCACGCCGCGGCGCTCATGGGCCAGGCGCCGATCGTCGACGACCGGCGCGTCGGCACCGGCTTCCGCGACGCCTTCTGGGCCGACGAGCCCACGCTCGCGCTCCTCGACGCGGCGACCGGCGAGACGCCGACGTACCTCATCAACGCAGATGTGCACAGCGTGTGGCTCAACAGCGCCGCCCTGCGGCGCGAAGGATTCGGGTCCGACACCGGCCTCCTCCGCGAAGAGCCCGCCTTCGAGATCTCGCGCCGGCTCAACGCCGTAGACGACGTCACGGGCGATCGGCTGATCCGCCGGATGGCGACGGATGCCGCGGCCCGCGGGATCGTCGGGCTCGTCGATCTCGACATGGCATGGAACGAGGAGGCGTGGGCCCGGCGCACCCGCGACGGCCTCGACGTGCTCCGCGTCGAGTTCGGCATCTACCCCGACCACCTGTCGCGGGCGCTGGCCGAGGGACTGCAGACGGGCGATGTCGCGCGCGGAGCGGCATCCGATCTCGCCCGAGTGGGGTCCCTCAAGGTCATCACCGACGGTTCGCTCGGCACCCGGACCGCCGCGTGCTCGCACGCCTACCCGGGCGACCCCCGCAACCACGGCATCCTGACGGTGGCGCCCGAGACCCTCGTCGAGCTCATGACAGCCGCGACGGCCGGCGGACTGTCGTGCGCGATCCACGCGATCGGCGATGTCGCCAATTCGCACGCGCTCGACGCATACGCCGTGACACAGGCGACGGGGACGATCGAGCACGCTCAGCTCGTCGCGCACGCCGACATCCCGCGCTTCGGCCGGCTGGGGGTCGGCGCGAGCGTCCAGCCCGAGCACGCGATCGACGATCGCGACCTCACCGACACGATCTGGGCCGGCCAGACGGCCCTCCCGTACCCCCTCGCGGCCTTCGCCGCGACGGGAGCGAACCTGCTCCTCGGCTCCGACGCTCCCGTGACGGCGCTCGACCCGTGGGCGGCGATGGCGGCGGCGGTCTTCCGCACCCGCGACGGCCGAGAGCCGTGGCATCCCGAGCAGGCCCTCAGCGCAGCGGTCGCTCTCGCCGCGTCGACGCACGGCGGCTCCGATGCGCCCGCGGTCATCGCGCCGGGTTCGCCCGCCGACCTCGTGGTGTGCGAGACGAACCCGCTCGCGAGCGATGAAGGGGCGCTGCGCGCGATGCGTGTGACTGCCACTCTGCTCGGCGGGCGCCTCACGCACCTCGGCTGATCGGGGGGTTGTCCCCCCTCTCGATCGGGGAGGCGAGCGGATGCCGCGGCGACCGCGGAACCGGGATGCTGGGGGAGAACCTGGAGGACCCATGAGCACCACAGCCATCCCCGCCGCTCCCGCCATCACGCCGCCCTTCTGGCGCGGCTACGGAGAACTCTGGAAGCGCACGCCCGGCAGCGCCGTCTATCTGCTCGTCGTGTTCGCGCTGGCCATGACATCGCTCAGCGTGCTCGCGAGCCTCTTCTGGACGGGCGTCGGACTTCTCATCCTTGTGATCGGGCTGCCGCTCATCGTGCTGACCCTGCTCGTAGCCCGTGGCTTCGGCGTGGCAGACCGCTTCCTGCTGCAGCTCACCGGCCTCCCCGCCATCACGGAGCCGGAATGGAATCGCGACGACGACGAGCGCACGGGCTTCTGGGCGACGTTCAGCCGTCCGCTGCGCAATGCGCACTACTGGGTGTACCTCCTGCACGGCATGATCGTCAGCCCCGTCGTGAGCACGATCTCGTTCGCGCTCACCGTCGCGTGGCTCAGCATCGGCTTCGGCGGTCTGACGTACTGGTTCTGGGGGCTGTTCATCCCGCGCGGTGACGGCGGGGAGTGGGGTTCGTACGTCGCGGAGGCCGTGCCCTGGCTCTTCGGTGGCTGGTCGTCGTGGGCGGTCGAGGTCGCGCTCTACCTCCTGGCCGGCATTCTCTTCACCTTCACGATGCCCTGGGTGCTGGGCGGGCTCGCCCGCGCGCACCACGCGATCGCCCGCGGCATGC
This genomic interval from Microbacterium sp. 4R-513 contains the following:
- a CDS encoding magnesium and cobalt transport protein CorA; translated protein: MTLIDDAIYVDGRRVASPASLAGTLHALDLAGGFAWIGLYRPTEEELGTAAAEFGLHELAVEDALTGHQRAKLDRYGETRFVVLRPARYIDADESVEFGEVHVFVGPNFVIAIRHAESPDLAKVRARLESAPDLLQRGPLGVLYAIVDQVVDEYEPVVAGLENDIDEIEFQLFSGDRAVAKRIYGLAGEVMELQRAIRPLVKIITTLREDLESGDADDPHALELRRSFRDVLDHVISITEKADEFRQTLSNALMTHSTLVAQQQNDEMRTLTETSLAQSEQAKKISGWAAIIFAPSLVAAIYGMNFRAMPGTSWGGGFLFALLLMLASAVVLYLVFRARRWL
- a CDS encoding FAD-binding dehydrogenase, encoding MPPATTQNHSADVLVVGWGLSGLVAASEAAAAGKRVVIVDQEPRSNLGGQAWWSFGGLFFVDSPEQRRMGIKDSLDLARQDWFGTAGFDRDEDAWPRRWAEAYLQFAAGEKRSWLREKGVGFFPVVGWAERGGYGATGPGNSVPRFHITWGTGPGIVAPFAAAVEAGEAAGRITILPRHRVTSLTTAGGAVTGASGTILAPSGSVRGAVSSREVVGDFDVTASATIVSSGGIGGNHDLVRAMWPARLGTAPATMVTGVPAYVDGSMLPVAEASGARVINGDRMWHYVEGLQNWDPVWPGHGIRILPGPSSLWLDATGNRLPVPLYPGFDTLGTLAHLRATGHDHSWFVLSHRIIEKEFTLSGSEQNPDLTGKDVPLLVRSRLGKGAAGPVQAFMDKGADFVVRDNLPDLIAGMKALPGGDVLDGDRVRMELEARDREIENDFTKDAQIAMLRSARAYRGDRLIRTAAPHRILDPAAGPLIAVKLHVLTRKSLGGIETDLSGRALAASGDPVPGLYAAGEASGFGGGGVHGYRALEGTFIGGCLFSGRIAGRAAASVV
- a CDS encoding globin, translated to MTEQHPTPSSDPQATDASPLTFYEEIGGRETFVRLVDTFYRGVAEDEVLKPMYPEEDLGPAQVRLTMFLEQYWGGPTTYSEQRGHPRLRMRHAPYHVNPDARDRWLSHMRAAVDALELPPLHEATLWDYLQRAAHAMVNTFEPTGIGPAAGGRAASSLPVTAQQPDTRTT
- a CDS encoding mechanosensitive ion channel domain-containing protein, whose protein sequence is MPAFFTNAGLTLLSILGIILGAMLLAWIMRSVIDRIVGRIVRGAKSKANVDDTQALDRSPIAQVRLVQRTRTLGSILTNIVNVTIVIVAIILIVYRINSEIIGSFTLLTAAIGAGLGFGAQNIVKDVLNGIFIVAEDQIGIGDVVDLGLATGIVEYVSVRVTNVRDVNGTLWYVRNGEITRIGNMSMGWSRVIVDLAVPVDADIDEVEDAMLDAAKGLRNEPKWRSRILETPEVWGLESVSGDAVVIRLVMKTRPNAKDDVARELRMRLKNAIDELGLTLPQLTSITLTGLDAAQSVRGANPPKTRPTPVTKVPEKPVWKPKKPRAKRHDDAADRPDGEPTP
- the pepN gene encoding aminopeptidase N, giving the protein MPGENLTRVEAQERRAIIDPSGSGISYEISLNLTQGDEIFGSRTVVRFPATEGASTFIDLIAQSVREITLNGRSIDPATAFADSRIALDDLAADNELVVDADALYTNTGEGLHRFVDPVDGEVYLYSQFEVPDSRRVFAVFEQPDIKGTFQFTVTAPEPWKVVSNSPTPEPKKHGDGSATWTFAPTPKISSYITALIAGPYEVTTSELTSASGRVIPLGVYARKSLWPYMDAEYVFETTRKGFAYYEAKFDYPYPFEKYDQLFVPEFNAGAMENAGAVTFTETYVFRSKVTDAVKERRVVTILHELAHMWFGDLVTMKWWNDLWLNESFAEWASTIATAEATEWTEAWTTFNAMEKTWAYRQDQLPSTHPVVATINDLEDVQVNFDGITYAKGGSVLKQLAAWVGVEAFFAGVAAYFKKHEFSNTELSDLLAELETTSGRELATWSKKWLETAGVNTLSPEITTDVDGRITRFAVVQTAPADYPTIRPHRLGVGFYSLQGDALVRVHRVELDVDGDLTEVPELKGVERPDLVLLNDEDLAYAKIRLDERSLSTAIEHLAKISDPLARSLVWGAAWDQTRDAEASPSDYIDLVLRNIGAETESTTVRTTLGQLQLAANSYVAPEKRSASREKVANALWDLAQAAEPGSDSQLQLVTAFASAASTSAQWEKVRQVRDGEISFDGLEIDTDLSWQLLVSLAAGGVATEAQIDEALAADNTAKGGEFAAQAKAAIPTADAKKAAWASLIDSDDLPNTIVRAAAAGLTHPASVEQLGAFVGPYFDMLLPIWDSRTYQIAQYLIVGLYPAALANVQLRDATRAWLAAHADAAPALRRLVNENLAGTERALAVQERDAR
- a CDS encoding ferrochelatase; its protein translation is MVDAHEIQQPDSTSQKGLVPFASPEASSGEPHIETPVAYDAILLASFGGPEGQDDVIPFLRNVTRGRGIPDERLEEVAHHYRHFGGVSPINEQNRALKAALEDELARRGIDLPVYWGNRNWAPYLDEAVTDAAASGRTKLIAIATSAYSSFSSCRQYREDFARVLTETELAGTVTIDKVRQFFDHPGFVTPFAEGVRDAVTGYLSQGIAPEAVRVLFSTHSVPMDDARRSGPRDVEWGDGGAYATQHLAVAERIMSDLAAEEPAAGRVGWELVYQSRSGPPSQPWLEPDINDVIEGLPAKGIEAIAIVPLGFVSDHMEVLWDLDTEAMEAAQEAGIKAVRTPTPGVDPAFVKGLVDLVLERVNGAPTSDRPHETDLGPWFDVCRPGCCENIRAGFKPAAAGIAP
- a CDS encoding ribose-5-phosphate isomerase; translation: MRIHIATDHAGLEFSTQLQHHLAGAGHDVVDHGPLDYEPLDDYPAFCIRAAQAVVRDQAAGMQSLGVVFGGSGNGEQIAANKVEGVRAALVWSIATAELAREHNDANVIAIGARQHTFEEAASFIDRFIATPFSNEERHIRRIHQIADFERDGSLVPDPRAGGALSAPTGGESADAMDPEAG
- a CDS encoding DNA glycosylase, translated to MPEGHSVHRIARQFDRNIVGRAVRASSPQGRFAEGAELLDGRVAEAVRAVGKQMFLGFEGDTWLRVHLGMYGAWDFAGEVVADPTIASANGRMGQTNQRGTILDDDEPVLDSAGENSLTSIGAPRRARVHVRMSEQTTGLPEEDGEWPPPVVGQVRLRLLTDVTCADLRGPTACQIQSPDEVAATIAKLGPDPLVDDIAEGEERFTSVVRRKPTPIGLLLMDQSVVSGIGNVYRAELLYRARLNPHTPGREVPEDVVRAIWRDWVGLLAIGVETGQMMTMDDLDPERWRAAMANREDRHWVYRRQGLPCRVCGTAILLEEMGSRKLYWCPYCQA